One genomic segment of Mycolicibacterium chubuense NBB4 includes these proteins:
- a CDS encoding acyl-CoA dehydrogenase family protein, which translates to MDFKTTEASDDLGGLVRTITESVCTPERQRELDGADERFDRDLWRKLIDADILSAAAPESLGGGGFGLLEQVAVLVALGRQMAAVPYLESAVLAAGALAKFGSETQQQRWAVPAITGEKILTVALDGDMGEGPVQAHAVDGGYRLTGTRTQVGFGPVADAYLVPAETDTGTRLFVVAADDPGVNIETLDTTGHGSVGHLTLAGTDLGSDRVVGDGDQIVPWLTTLATLGRSAFQLGVLDRALELTASYAREREQFDRPIGSFQAVSARLADGYIDIKALRLTLTQAAWRLSEGLPAEVDVNTAAFWAAEAGHRVAHTTVHVHGGVGIDTDHPVHRYFLAAKQTEFAVGGATGQLLRIGRELADTPA; encoded by the coding sequence ATGGATTTCAAGACGACCGAAGCCAGCGACGACCTCGGCGGCTTGGTGCGCACGATCACCGAGTCGGTGTGCACGCCCGAGCGCCAACGTGAACTCGACGGCGCGGACGAACGATTCGATCGCGACCTCTGGCGCAAGCTGATCGACGCCGACATCCTGTCGGCGGCCGCGCCGGAATCGTTGGGCGGCGGCGGGTTCGGCCTGCTCGAGCAGGTGGCGGTGCTCGTCGCGCTCGGCAGGCAGATGGCCGCTGTCCCCTACCTGGAGTCGGCGGTCCTCGCCGCCGGCGCGCTGGCCAAGTTCGGCTCCGAAACCCAGCAGCAGCGGTGGGCGGTGCCGGCGATCACAGGCGAGAAGATCCTGACCGTGGCGCTCGACGGTGACATGGGGGAAGGACCTGTGCAGGCGCACGCCGTCGACGGTGGCTACCGGCTGACCGGTACCCGGACGCAGGTCGGCTTCGGCCCGGTCGCCGACGCCTACCTCGTGCCCGCTGAGACCGACACCGGCACACGTCTTTTCGTCGTCGCAGCCGACGATCCCGGCGTCAACATCGAGACCCTGGACACCACCGGTCACGGCAGCGTCGGCCACCTCACCCTCGCGGGAACCGACCTGGGTTCCGATCGGGTGGTCGGCGACGGCGATCAGATCGTGCCGTGGCTCACCACGCTGGCCACACTGGGCCGCAGCGCGTTCCAGCTCGGCGTGCTCGACCGGGCGCTCGAGCTGACCGCGTCCTACGCACGGGAGCGCGAGCAGTTCGACCGGCCGATCGGCAGCTTCCAGGCGGTGTCGGCGCGGCTGGCCGACGGCTACATCGACATCAAGGCGCTGCGGCTGACCCTCACCCAGGCGGCGTGGCGGCTCTCGGAGGGCCTGCCCGCGGAGGTGGACGTCAACACGGCAGCCTTCTGGGCCGCTGAAGCGGGTCACCGCGTGGCGCACACGACCGTGCACGTGCACGGCGGGGTCGGCATCGACACCGACCACCCGGTGCACCGGTACTTCCTGGCGGCCAAGCAGACGGAGTTCGCCGTCGGCGGCGCCACCGGCCAATTGCTGCGCATCGGCCGCGAACTGGCCGACACACCGGCCTGA
- the fadD17 gene encoding long-chain-fatty-acid--CoA ligase FadD17, which yields MVDDRGVHAVQPGSDAVSFTSWREHIRDGAALAAALRARLDADRPPHVGVLLGNTPFFGTVLVAAAMSGIVPVGLNPTRRGAALQRDIAHADCQLVLADSDGIQDGISAVDVESADFAAELDAHRDATVEFRTADPDDLFMLLFTSGTSGDPKAVCCTHEKVAVPGVMLAQRFGLGPADTCYLSMPLFHSNAIMAGWAPAVAAGASIALRPRFSASQFMPDVRRFHATYANYVGKPLSYVLATPERVDDADNPLRVAYGNEGAPRDVVRFAQRFGVQVVDGFGSSEGGVAIARTPDTPDGALGPLLNGVTIVDVDTGAECAPGVIGELVNTEGPGQFRGYYNDPGADAERMRDGIYHSGDLAYRDENGFAYFAGRLGDWMRVDGENLGTAPIERILLRYPGITEVAVYPIPDPAVGDQVMAALVLPEGTAFDPAEFTAFLRRQSDLGPKQWPAVVRVAAALPRTETFKVLKRRLSAEGTACADPVFLIERP from the coding sequence ATGGTCGACGACCGCGGGGTGCACGCGGTGCAGCCTGGTTCCGACGCGGTCTCGTTCACCAGTTGGCGCGAGCACATTCGCGACGGCGCCGCACTCGCGGCGGCGCTTCGGGCGCGGCTGGATGCTGATCGCCCGCCGCATGTCGGCGTACTGCTGGGCAACACACCGTTCTTCGGCACGGTGCTGGTCGCCGCCGCGATGTCGGGAATCGTGCCCGTCGGGCTGAATCCGACCCGCCGCGGTGCGGCACTGCAGCGCGACATCGCCCACGCCGACTGTCAGCTGGTGCTCGCCGACAGCGACGGCATCCAGGACGGAATCTCCGCCGTCGACGTCGAATCGGCCGATTTCGCAGCCGAACTCGACGCTCACCGCGACGCGACGGTCGAATTCCGTACCGCCGACCCCGACGACCTGTTCATGCTGCTCTTCACGTCCGGAACCAGTGGCGACCCGAAGGCGGTGTGCTGCACGCACGAGAAGGTGGCGGTTCCCGGGGTGATGCTGGCGCAGCGGTTCGGCCTCGGGCCCGCGGACACCTGCTACCTGTCGATGCCCCTGTTCCACTCTAACGCGATCATGGCCGGCTGGGCTCCAGCCGTGGCCGCGGGTGCGTCGATCGCGTTGCGGCCCAGATTCTCCGCGTCTCAGTTCATGCCCGACGTCCGGCGGTTCCATGCGACGTACGCGAACTACGTAGGCAAGCCGCTGTCGTACGTCCTCGCCACCCCCGAGCGTGTTGACGACGCCGACAACCCGCTGAGGGTCGCGTACGGCAACGAAGGCGCGCCCAGAGACGTGGTCCGGTTCGCGCAGCGCTTCGGGGTGCAGGTAGTCGACGGCTTCGGCTCGAGCGAGGGCGGGGTGGCGATCGCCCGCACCCCCGACACCCCCGACGGAGCGCTCGGCCCTCTGCTGAACGGCGTGACGATCGTCGACGTCGACACCGGCGCCGAGTGCGCGCCCGGAGTGATCGGAGAGCTCGTCAACACCGAGGGTCCTGGCCAGTTCCGCGGCTACTACAACGATCCCGGTGCCGACGCCGAGCGCATGCGAGACGGCATCTACCACAGCGGCGACCTGGCCTACCGCGACGAGAACGGATTCGCGTACTTCGCCGGCCGGCTGGGTGATTGGATGCGCGTCGACGGCGAGAACCTGGGCACCGCCCCGATCGAGCGAATCCTGTTGCGCTACCCCGGAATCACGGAGGTCGCCGTGTACCCGATCCCCGATCCCGCGGTCGGGGACCAGGTGATGGCGGCTCTCGTGCTGCCCGAGGGCACCGCTTTCGACCCGGCCGAGTTCACCGCGTTTCTGCGCCGGCAGTCCGATCTCGGCCCCAAACAGTGGCCCGCTGTCGTCCGGGTGGCCGCCGCGTTGCCCCGCACCGAGACGTTCAAGGTGCTCAAGCGTCGGCTGTCGGCCGAAGGCACCGCGTGCGCCGATCCGGTCTTCCTCATCGAGCGGCCATGA
- a CDS encoding AMP-binding protein, which yields MTHRDDIATMLLDRLGDERLGLRTRDREWSWDAVVRESAARAALATAVRDETLGDAPFHIGVLLDNVPDFVFWLGGAALAGAVIVGLNPTRGSAGLAADIRHADCALIVTDSTGADRLAQLDHGVAPSRVLLVDDPAYQRRVDEHRAEPGAAAGVGAASLFLLLFTSGTTGTSKAVRCSQGRLARIAYAATDKFGHHREDVDYCCMPLFHGNALMALWAPALANGATVCLAPTFSASRFLPDVRHYGATFFSYVGKALAYLMATPEQPDDADNTLTRGFGTEASPEDQVEFRRRFGAELFEGYGSSEGGAVAATDPHAPPGALGRPAHPDVVVVDPETLAPCPTAVLDAQARVLNPDEAIGEIVDRRGARDFEGYYRNDAADAERVRNGWYWTGDLGYIDGDGFLYFAGRRGDWIRVDGENTSALTIERVLRRHPGVVTAAVYGVPDPRSGDQVMAAIEVADPAAFDLDGLVSFLLAQDDLGAKGFPRLLRVSDNLPTTGSNKVLKRDLQAQKWHTREPIYRWPGRGRPVYQQMSDADRDALDAEFAAHGRERHV from the coding sequence ATGACCCACCGCGACGACATCGCCACGATGCTGCTCGACCGCCTCGGCGACGAGCGCCTCGGGTTGCGCACCCGCGACCGCGAGTGGAGCTGGGACGCGGTCGTCCGGGAGTCGGCGGCCCGCGCGGCACTGGCCACCGCCGTGCGCGACGAAACACTGGGCGACGCACCGTTTCACATCGGGGTCCTCCTCGACAACGTGCCCGACTTCGTGTTCTGGCTCGGCGGCGCCGCGCTGGCCGGCGCAGTGATCGTCGGCCTCAATCCGACCCGAGGCTCGGCCGGCCTGGCCGCCGACATCCGGCACGCGGACTGCGCGCTGATCGTCACCGACAGCACGGGGGCGGACCGGCTCGCGCAGCTCGACCACGGTGTCGCCCCGTCGCGCGTGTTGCTCGTCGACGACCCTGCCTACCAGCGCCGCGTCGACGAGCATCGCGCCGAACCGGGCGCGGCCGCCGGGGTGGGCGCGGCGTCGCTGTTCCTGCTGCTGTTCACGTCCGGAACGACCGGGACGTCGAAGGCGGTCAGATGCAGCCAGGGCCGCCTGGCCCGGATCGCGTACGCCGCGACCGACAAATTCGGCCATCACCGCGAGGACGTCGACTACTGCTGCATGCCGCTGTTCCACGGCAACGCCCTGATGGCGCTGTGGGCGCCCGCGCTGGCCAACGGCGCGACGGTCTGTCTGGCCCCGACCTTCTCGGCGTCGCGTTTCCTCCCCGACGTGCGGCACTACGGCGCCACGTTCTTCAGCTACGTCGGGAAGGCGCTCGCCTACCTGATGGCCACACCCGAGCAGCCCGACGATGCGGACAACACCCTGACGCGCGGCTTCGGCACCGAGGCCTCGCCAGAGGACCAGGTCGAGTTCCGCCGCCGCTTCGGGGCCGAACTGTTCGAGGGGTACGGCTCGAGCGAGGGCGGCGCTGTGGCGGCCACGGACCCGCACGCCCCGCCGGGTGCCCTCGGGCGGCCCGCGCATCCGGACGTCGTCGTCGTCGATCCCGAAACGCTCGCCCCCTGTCCGACAGCGGTTCTCGATGCACAGGCCAGAGTGCTCAACCCCGATGAGGCGATCGGCGAGATCGTCGACCGGCGCGGAGCCCGCGACTTCGAGGGCTACTACCGCAACGACGCCGCCGACGCCGAACGGGTCCGCAACGGCTGGTACTGGACCGGCGACCTCGGCTACATCGACGGCGACGGATTCCTGTACTTCGCCGGCCGCCGCGGTGACTGGATCCGCGTCGACGGGGAGAACACGTCGGCGCTGACCATCGAGCGCGTGTTACGCCGCCACCCCGGCGTCGTCACCGCGGCGGTGTACGGCGTTCCCGATCCGCGGTCGGGTGATCAGGTGATGGCGGCCATCGAGGTCGCCGACCCGGCGGCCTTCGACCTGGACGGACTGGTGTCGTTCCTCCTCGCACAGGATGATTTGGGCGCCAAGGGATTTCCCCGGCTCCTGCGGGTGTCGGACAACCTTCCCACGACCGGGTCGAACAAGGTGCTCAAACGCGACCTGCAGGCGCAGAAGTGGCACACCCGCGAGCCGATCTATCGGTGGCCGGGCCGCGGCCGACCGGTTTACCAGCAGATGAGCGACGCCGACCGCGACGCGCTGGACGCGGAGTTCGCGGCGCACGGAAGGGAACGCCATGTCTGA
- a CDS encoding FAD-binding protein: MSDPGERVRDECERQWDETTDVLVAGSGAGGVTGAYTAAREGLDVILVEATEKFGGTTAYSGGGGMWFPCNPVLQRAGTDDTLDDALEYYRSVVGDRTPAALQETYVRSGAPLIEYLEADDQLKFQLLPWPDYFGRAPKARADGMRHIAAKALKVAAAPDLRELIRGPLDTDRLGTPQPADYFVGGRALIARFLIALRRYPHASARLNTALVQLVVADGRVTGAIVETEGRRRAIQTRRGVLLAAGGFEHNDEMRARYGVPGDSRDSMGPWGNRGLAHLAGIAAGAGTDLMDQAWWSPGLTHPDGSSAFALWFTGGIFVDDHGRRFCNESAAYDRLGRAVLGAMADGLVTLPYWMVYDDSAGGVPPVQATNVSMVEPQRYIDAGLWRSADTLEELAVEIGVPAANLVETVARFNEFARRGVDDDFGRGDEPYDRAFSGGAPLYPIVKAPFHAAAFGVSDLGTKGGLRTDSAARVLDAADNVIPGLYAAGNTMAAPSGTAYPGGGNPIGTSMVFSHLAVRDMAGGQA, translated from the coding sequence ATGTCTGATCCGGGTGAGCGCGTGCGCGACGAGTGTGAACGTCAGTGGGACGAGACCACCGACGTGCTGGTGGCGGGGTCCGGCGCCGGAGGGGTGACCGGCGCCTACACCGCCGCGCGCGAGGGGCTCGACGTGATCCTCGTCGAGGCGACCGAGAAGTTCGGCGGCACCACGGCCTACTCAGGCGGTGGCGGAATGTGGTTCCCGTGCAACCCCGTTCTGCAGCGCGCGGGCACCGACGACACCCTCGACGACGCGCTCGAGTACTACCGGTCGGTCGTCGGCGATCGCACGCCCGCCGCACTGCAGGAAACCTATGTCCGCAGCGGGGCGCCGCTGATCGAGTACCTCGAAGCCGACGACCAGCTGAAGTTCCAGCTGCTGCCGTGGCCGGATTATTTCGGTAGAGCGCCCAAGGCGCGCGCCGACGGCATGCGGCACATCGCCGCCAAAGCGCTGAAAGTCGCCGCGGCGCCCGATCTGCGCGAGCTGATCCGGGGACCGCTGGACACCGACCGGCTGGGCACGCCGCAACCCGCGGACTACTTCGTCGGCGGCAGGGCACTGATCGCGCGCTTCCTGATCGCGCTGCGCCGCTACCCGCACGCGTCCGCCCGGCTCAACACGGCGCTGGTCCAACTCGTCGTCGCGGACGGACGGGTGACCGGTGCGATCGTCGAGACCGAGGGACGGCGCCGGGCGATACAGACCCGCCGCGGTGTCCTGCTCGCCGCCGGCGGCTTCGAGCACAACGACGAGATGCGGGCCCGCTACGGCGTTCCGGGTGACTCCCGAGACAGCATGGGGCCGTGGGGGAACCGCGGACTGGCTCACCTCGCGGGCATCGCGGCGGGCGCCGGCACCGACCTGATGGACCAGGCGTGGTGGTCGCCGGGCCTGACCCATCCCGACGGCTCGTCGGCGTTCGCGCTGTGGTTCACCGGCGGCATCTTCGTCGACGACCACGGCAGACGCTTCTGCAACGAGTCGGCGGCCTACGACCGGCTGGGCCGTGCGGTGCTGGGCGCGATGGCCGACGGCCTGGTCACGTTGCCGTACTGGATGGTCTACGACGACAGTGCCGGCGGTGTGCCGCCGGTCCAGGCCACCAACGTGTCGATGGTCGAGCCGCAGCGCTACATCGACGCCGGATTGTGGCGCAGCGCTGACACATTGGAAGAGCTGGCAGTCGAGATCGGGGTGCCGGCGGCGAATCTCGTCGAGACGGTGGCGCGCTTCAACGAGTTCGCGCGCCGCGGCGTCGACGATGACTTCGGCAGAGGCGACGAGCCGTACGACCGCGCGTTCTCCGGCGGGGCGCCGCTGTACCCGATCGTGAAGGCGCCGTTCCATGCGGCCGCGTTCGGCGTCTCGGACCTGGGAACGAAAGGCGGGCTGCGCACCGATTCGGCCGCGCGGGTACTGGATGCGGCGGACAATGTGATCCCGGGGCTGTACGCGGCGGGCAACACGATGGCTGCGCCGAGCGGCACGGCGTACCCCGGTGGCGGCAACCCGATCGGCACCAGCATGGTCTTCTCCCACCTGGCCGTGCGTGACATGGCAGGAGGCCAGGCATGA
- a CDS encoding Rieske 2Fe-2S domain-containing protein — protein sequence MSTQIREIDTGTAMTRFARGWHCLGLAESFRDGRPHGIEAFGTKLVVFADSRGDLKVLDGYCRHMGGDLSRGSVKGDNVACPFHDWRWGGDGKCALVPYAKRTPRMARTRTWLTTEVNGQLLVWHDPERSTPPAELTPPTIEGYDQGIWSPWQWSSILIEGAHCREIVDNNVDMAHFFYIHHAYPTYFKNVIEGHTASQYMESKPRPDYTADPEKLWDGTHLRSEATYFGPAYMINWLHNDLGPGFTVEVALINCHYPVTHHSFVLQWGVSVQQMPGLPADKAAKLAAAMNRTFGEGFLEDVEIWKNKTRIDNPLLTEEDGPVYQHRRWYEQFYVDAADVTPDMTDRFEQEVDTTHANDLWQQEVAQNLAARAAR from the coding sequence ATGAGCACTCAGATCCGTGAGATCGACACCGGCACGGCGATGACGCGGTTCGCCCGCGGCTGGCACTGCCTGGGCCTCGCCGAGTCGTTCCGGGATGGCCGACCGCACGGCATCGAGGCGTTCGGGACCAAGCTGGTGGTCTTCGCCGATTCCCGGGGTGATCTGAAGGTGCTCGATGGGTACTGCCGCCACATGGGTGGCGATCTGTCCCGGGGCAGCGTGAAGGGGGACAACGTCGCCTGTCCATTCCACGACTGGCGCTGGGGCGGTGACGGCAAGTGCGCGCTGGTGCCGTACGCCAAGCGGACACCGCGGATGGCGCGCACCAGGACATGGCTGACCACGGAGGTGAACGGCCAGCTGCTGGTCTGGCACGACCCGGAAAGGTCCACTCCCCCAGCAGAACTCACCCCGCCGACCATCGAGGGGTACGACCAGGGCATCTGGTCGCCCTGGCAATGGAGCTCGATCCTGATCGAAGGCGCGCACTGCCGCGAGATCGTCGACAACAACGTCGACATGGCGCACTTCTTCTACATCCATCACGCCTACCCGACGTACTTCAAGAACGTCATCGAGGGCCACACCGCGAGCCAGTACATGGAGTCCAAACCCCGCCCCGACTACACCGCCGACCCCGAGAAGCTCTGGGATGGAACGCATCTGCGCTCAGAAGCAACGTATTTCGGTCCCGCCTACATGATCAACTGGCTGCACAACGACCTCGGTCCCGGTTTCACCGTCGAGGTGGCCCTGATCAACTGCCACTATCCGGTGACCCACCACTCGTTCGTGCTGCAGTGGGGAGTGTCTGTGCAGCAGATGCCCGGACTGCCCGCCGACAAGGCCGCCAAACTCGCCGCCGCGATGAACCGCACCTTCGGCGAGGGATTCCTCGAGGACGTCGAGATCTGGAAGAACAAGACGCGTATCGACAACCCGCTGCTGACCGAGGAGGACGGACCGGTGTACCAGCACCGCCGCTGGTACGAGCAGTTCTACGTCGACGCCGCTGACGTCACCCCCGACATGACAGACCGCTTCGAGCAGGAGGTCGACACCACCCACGCCAACGACCTCTGGCAGCAGGAGGTCGCGCAGAACCTCGCGGCGCGCGCGGCCCGCTAG
- a CDS encoding HNH endonuclease signature motif containing protein, whose product MSSPAPSLAASRRADERLAVLFGELAELTGQRNAIDGRIVEIVAEVDRDRLWAAAGARSVASLVAWKAGVTPARAETIATLAHRLDGFPLCHQGLREGRLSLDQVGAIAKRAADGSDEHYADLAASATVTQLRFALKLAPKPKPEPRPEPEVEPEPAPAPEPSISKTSDGVCTTWRITLPALEAAKFEAALASHQDALITDWKRDHDTEAADGSGQRPPMPTTADAFMALVEAGWDAETSRRPHGQHTTVVAHLDLDKPVAALHLGPLLSDADRRYLTCDATCEVWFERHGQPIGAGRTTRTVSRRLRRALEHRDRTCAVPGCGATRGLHAHHIRHWEDGGPTEMSNLVLLCPYHHRAHHRGLITITGPADRLVVTDGAGRALSSASLARTPTTPPPAVAPYKGPTGERADWWWYEPFQPQPPPSDN is encoded by the coding sequence ATGTCCTCGCCTGCACCGTCTTTGGCCGCTTCGCGGCGTGCCGATGAGCGGTTGGCGGTGTTGTTCGGGGAGTTGGCGGAGCTGACCGGGCAGCGCAATGCGATCGACGGCCGCATCGTCGAGATCGTCGCCGAAGTCGACCGCGACCGGCTGTGGGCGGCCGCGGGAGCACGGTCGGTGGCGTCGCTGGTGGCGTGGAAGGCCGGGGTGACCCCGGCACGCGCGGAGACCATCGCCACCCTCGCCCACCGGCTCGACGGGTTCCCGCTGTGCCACCAAGGCTTGCGCGAGGGCCGACTCTCCCTCGACCAGGTCGGCGCGATCGCCAAACGGGCCGCCGACGGCTCCGACGAGCACTACGCCGACCTGGCCGCCTCGGCCACGGTGACCCAGCTGCGGTTCGCCCTCAAGCTCGCCCCCAAGCCGAAGCCCGAACCCAGGCCCGAGCCTGAGGTTGAGCCGGAGCCTGCGCCGGCGCCGGAGCCCTCGATCAGCAAGACCTCCGACGGCGTGTGCACCACGTGGCGGATCACCCTGCCCGCACTGGAGGCCGCAAAGTTCGAGGCCGCGCTTGCCTCCCATCAGGACGCGCTGATCACCGACTGGAAGCGCGACCACGACACCGAGGCCGCCGACGGCTCGGGGCAGCGGCCACCCATGCCGACCACCGCGGATGCCTTCATGGCGCTGGTCGAAGCCGGCTGGGACGCCGAAACCAGCCGCCGCCCCCACGGGCAGCACACCACCGTGGTCGCGCACCTCGACCTCGACAAGCCGGTGGCCGCCCTGCACCTGGGTCCGCTGCTCTCCGACGCCGACCGGCGATACCTGACCTGCGACGCCACCTGCGAGGTGTGGTTCGAACGCCACGGCCAGCCGATCGGCGCGGGCCGCACCACCCGCACCGTCAGCCGGCGGCTGCGCCGCGCCCTCGAACACCGCGACCGCACCTGCGCCGTGCCCGGCTGCGGGGCCACCCGCGGGCTGCACGCCCACCACATCCGGCACTGGGAAGACGGCGGCCCCACCGAGATGTCCAACCTGGTACTGCTCTGCCCGTACCACCATCGGGCCCACCACCGCGGTCTGATCACCATCACCGGACCCGCCGACCGACTCGTCGTCACCGACGGCGCCGGCCGCGCCCTGAGCTCCGCCTCGCTGGCCCGCACCCCGACCACACCGCCACCCGCGGTGGCACCCTACAAAGGCCCCACCGGCGAACGCGCCGACTGGTGGTGGTACGAACCCTTCCAACCCCAACCACCACCAAGCGACAACTGA
- a CDS encoding IS110 family transposase: MFTERTSIGLDVHARSVVAAAIDGVTGEVTRTRLTPSFEHIQSWIRHLPGPVAVAYEAGPTGFGLYRALTETGVRCEVVAPSKLQKPAGDRVKTDARDALNLARLLRLDEVTSVSIPSVNQEACRDLVRAREDCRGDLMRARHRLSKLLLRHGIVYHGGGAWTDAHDRWLRAQAAPQLSTLATRMAFDSDYEHVLMLQARRRSLDSAIEDIAADSEFTPVVRRVSCLRGVGTLTAFALAVEIGDWNRFNGNTIGSFVGLVPSESSSGSRRAQGPITKTGNTHVRRLLVEAAWHHRSKYQVRAVMRSRWELAPAAARARGHEGNRRLHNRWLGFLARRKRSTVANVAIARELAGWCWSLAVMDD; encoded by the coding sequence GTGTTCACTGAGCGTACGAGTATTGGGCTGGACGTGCACGCACGTTCGGTCGTGGCCGCAGCGATCGACGGTGTTACCGGGGAGGTGACCCGGACCCGGTTGACGCCGTCCTTCGAGCACATTCAGTCCTGGATCAGGCATTTGCCGGGTCCGGTGGCGGTGGCCTATGAGGCGGGTCCGACCGGTTTCGGGTTGTATCGGGCGTTGACCGAGACCGGGGTCAGGTGTGAGGTTGTCGCGCCGTCGAAGCTGCAGAAGCCCGCCGGGGACCGGGTGAAGACCGATGCCCGCGATGCACTTAATTTAGCGCGGTTGTTGCGTTTGGACGAGGTCACCTCGGTGTCGATCCCGAGCGTGAACCAGGAGGCTTGCCGCGATCTGGTGCGTGCCCGCGAAGACTGCCGCGGTGACCTGATGAGGGCGCGTCATCGACTGTCCAAGCTGCTGCTGCGCCACGGCATCGTCTATCACGGTGGTGGCGCCTGGACCGATGCGCACGATCGCTGGCTGCGTGCGCAGGCAGCGCCGCAGTTATCAACACTGGCGACCCGGATGGCGTTCGATTCCGACTACGAGCACGTGTTGATGCTGCAGGCCAGACGCCGCAGTCTGGACTCGGCGATCGAGGACATCGCCGCCGACAGTGAATTCACTCCGGTGGTGCGCAGGGTGTCGTGCCTTCGCGGGGTGGGCACGTTGACCGCATTCGCGTTAGCAGTCGAGATCGGCGACTGGAATCGTTTCAACGGCAACACAATTGGATCGTTCGTCGGTTTGGTGCCCTCGGAGTCCTCCTCGGGTTCCAGGCGGGCGCAAGGACCGATCACCAAGACCGGCAACACTCACGTGCGTCGATTGCTCGTGGAGGCGGCCTGGCATCACCGATCCAAGTATCAGGTCAGAGCGGTGATGCGTTCGCGATGGGAGCTGGCCCCGGCGGCAGCCCGCGCTCGAGGCCACGAGGGCAACCGTCGCCTCCACAACCGATGGCTGGGCTTCCTGGCGCGACGTAAGCGATCCACCGTGGCCAACGTCGCGATCGCCCGTGAGCTGGCCGGCTGGTGCTGGTCTCTGGCGGTCATGGACGACTGA